From Streptomyces yatensis, one genomic window encodes:
- a CDS encoding MFS transporter, whose protein sequence is MSTDTTDETADGAAGHRTYRQVLTGNPRLAVLLAGYVISSVGDGILLIALPLLAIRHHGQLSAPVAVGLVMTAPYVLSTVLALSIGLGRLRLPTRAVVITDSALRTVLFTVVGLAAMADRIDIGFLVVALLLGSVLHQTASSSRRLVATGMAGKDELFTVNGLLGFANSLALYVVGPAVGGAVTVAFGADVAVLLEALSFLLLFGAVALVVPPQPRAPRAERSTESGWRILRLRPVAARLFFVVFFFNLSYMPVEVALPVLVNGDLHGDGNTLGIIWTAFGAGALLGGALTGFLRKLHQQAVLVAVIALWGGSVVLLALAPSGPVAMCAFALGGLIYAPFTPIAYTFVQSELPPHEQQPVITLWTTGSTLAAPIGLPLSGPLVSALGARGGLLLSAALTLVLVPFAAKGLLGPRRVA, encoded by the coding sequence ATGAGCACCGACACCACGGACGAGACGGCGGACGGGGCCGCCGGCCACCGGACCTACCGCCAGGTGCTGACGGGCAACCCTCGCCTGGCCGTACTGCTCGCCGGCTATGTGATCTCCAGCGTGGGTGATGGCATCCTGCTGATCGCCCTGCCGCTGCTGGCCATACGCCACCACGGGCAGCTCTCCGCACCCGTGGCGGTCGGTCTGGTGATGACCGCGCCGTATGTGCTCTCGACCGTCCTCGCCCTCAGCATCGGCCTGGGACGGCTGCGACTGCCCACCCGGGCCGTGGTCATCACCGACAGCGCGCTGCGCACCGTCCTGTTCACGGTGGTGGGCCTCGCCGCCATGGCCGACCGGATCGACATCGGGTTCCTGGTGGTGGCGCTGCTCCTCGGCTCCGTCCTGCATCAGACGGCGTCCAGCAGCCGGCGTCTGGTCGCCACCGGTATGGCCGGGAAGGACGAACTCTTCACCGTCAACGGACTGCTGGGCTTCGCCAACAGCCTGGCGCTCTACGTCGTGGGCCCGGCGGTCGGCGGCGCGGTCACGGTCGCGTTCGGAGCGGACGTGGCCGTCCTCCTCGAAGCGCTCAGCTTCCTCCTGCTGTTCGGGGCCGTCGCGCTCGTCGTGCCGCCACAGCCGAGAGCGCCCCGGGCGGAGCGGTCGACCGAGTCCGGGTGGCGGATCCTGCGGCTGCGTCCGGTGGCCGCCCGCCTGTTCTTCGTGGTCTTCTTCTTCAATCTGTCCTATATGCCGGTGGAAGTGGCGCTTCCGGTGCTGGTCAACGGAGATCTCCACGGGGACGGAAACACGCTGGGCATCATCTGGACCGCCTTCGGCGCCGGGGCACTGCTCGGCGGGGCGCTCACCGGGTTCCTGCGGAAACTGCACCAGCAGGCCGTCCTGGTGGCGGTCATCGCGCTGTGGGGCGGTTCGGTGGTGCTGCTCGCCCTGGCCCCCTCCGGGCCGGTCGCGATGTGTGCCTTCGCCCTGGGCGGACTCATCTACGCCCCGTTCACCCCCATCGCCTACACCTTCGTGCAGTCGGAGCTCCCGCCCCATGAGCAGCAGCCGGTGATCACGCTCTGGACCACCGGCTCGACGCTGGCGGCCCCGATCGGCCTGCCGCTCAGCGGCCCGCTGGTGAGCGCGCTCGGTGCGCGCGGCGGACTGCTGCTCTCCGCGGCACTCACCCTCGTTCTCGTTCCGTTCGCCGCCAAGGGCCTGCTGGGCCCGCGCCGAGTCGCCTAG
- a CDS encoding Gfo/Idh/MocA family oxidoreductase has translation MTTRHPLPVGLIGAGRMGSFHAETLAHRLPGARLAAVADPAPGAARGLADRLGGATAYTGIAELLADPGIEAVVIATPARTHAGLVEAAARAGKAVYCEKPMAVTLDEADRAIAAAADAGVPLQVGFNRRYDTGFHAAHEKIRAGAIGTPQLLRSLTRDPQLADPGRVPPWTIFLETLIHDFDTLRYLNPGAAPVEVFAFADALVRPDFKDRGLLDTAVVTIRFDNGALATAEANFQAVYGYDVRGEVFGSAGMLTMGDIRRSHLTAYGPDGIAAACVTYDQDLFHDAYVAELADFTECVRTGRAPSVTGQDARAALSVALAAIQSVTTNGPVRVGDTVA, from the coding sequence ATGACCACGCGACACCCCCTCCCCGTCGGTCTCATCGGCGCCGGCCGCATGGGCTCCTTCCACGCCGAGACCCTCGCCCACCGACTCCCCGGCGCCCGCCTCGCGGCCGTCGCCGACCCGGCCCCGGGCGCCGCCCGGGGGCTCGCCGACCGGCTGGGCGGCGCCACGGCGTACACCGGGATAGCCGAGCTGCTCGCCGACCCCGGGATCGAGGCGGTGGTCATCGCCACCCCGGCCCGCACCCACGCCGGGCTGGTCGAGGCCGCGGCCCGGGCGGGCAAGGCCGTCTACTGCGAGAAGCCCATGGCCGTCACCCTCGATGAGGCGGACCGCGCCATCGCGGCCGCGGCCGACGCCGGCGTCCCCCTCCAGGTGGGCTTCAACCGCCGCTACGACACCGGCTTCCACGCCGCCCACGAGAAGATCCGCGCAGGCGCCATCGGCACCCCGCAGCTGCTGCGTTCGCTCACCCGCGACCCCCAGCTGGCCGACCCGGGCCGCGTCCCGCCGTGGACGATCTTCCTGGAGACCCTCATCCACGACTTCGACACCCTGCGCTACCTCAACCCCGGCGCCGCGCCGGTCGAGGTCTTCGCGTTCGCCGACGCCCTGGTCCGCCCCGACTTCAAGGACCGCGGACTGCTCGACACCGCCGTGGTCACCATCCGTTTCGACAACGGCGCCCTGGCCACCGCCGAGGCGAACTTCCAGGCGGTGTACGGATACGACGTCCGCGGTGAGGTCTTCGGCTCGGCCGGCATGCTCACCATGGGCGACATCCGCCGCAGCCATCTGACCGCCTACGGCCCGGACGGCATCGCCGCCGCATGCGTCACCTATGACCAGGATCTCTTCCACGACGCCTACGTCGCCGAACTCGCCGACTTCACCGAGTGTGTGCGCACCGGACGCGCCCCCTCCGTCACCGGACAGGACGCCCGCGCCGCTCTGTCCGTCGCGCTCGCGGCCATCCAGTCGGTCACCACCAACGGACCCGTCCGGGTCGGCGACACCGTGGCGTAG
- a CDS encoding TIM barrel protein has translation MYTLAVCAEMVFRDLPVQERARRIHDAGFQVEIWDWSRHDLAALERTGAVFSSMTGYLRGSLTDEDGAAELLRTAEESVDVAERLGCPRLNLHGTGLDGDGLPVAPVAGPATGPMWIAAQRTLTRLAELGERTGVTFTLENLNTAVDHPGVPFATAADTLALVEAVDRPGLRMNLDLYHAQIGEGNLIELVRRAHGRGLIGEIQVADVPGRREPGTGEINYPALARTLVDLGYEGTVAMEAWASGDSDLALERFRSAFTP, from the coding sequence ATGTACACGTTGGCGGTCTGCGCCGAGATGGTCTTCCGGGATCTGCCGGTCCAGGAACGGGCGCGGCGCATCCACGACGCCGGCTTCCAGGTCGAGATCTGGGACTGGAGCCGGCACGATCTGGCCGCACTGGAGCGGACCGGCGCGGTGTTCTCCTCGATGACCGGCTACCTCCGCGGCAGCCTGACGGACGAGGACGGGGCGGCCGAACTCCTGCGCACCGCCGAGGAGTCGGTCGACGTGGCCGAACGGCTCGGCTGTCCCCGGCTGAATCTGCACGGCACCGGGCTGGACGGCGACGGCCTGCCGGTGGCGCCGGTGGCGGGCCCGGCCACCGGCCCGATGTGGATCGCCGCCCAGCGCACCCTCACCCGCCTCGCCGAGCTGGGCGAGCGCACCGGGGTCACCTTCACCCTGGAGAACCTCAACACCGCCGTCGACCACCCGGGCGTGCCGTTCGCGACGGCCGCCGACACCCTGGCGCTGGTCGAGGCCGTGGACCGGCCGGGCCTGCGGATGAATCTGGACCTGTACCACGCGCAGATCGGCGAGGGAAACCTGATCGAGCTGGTCCGCCGGGCCCACGGCCGGGGCCTGATCGGCGAGATCCAGGTGGCCGACGTACCGGGCCGCCGCGAGCCGGGGACGGGGGAGATCAACTACCCGGCCCTCGCCCGAACCCTCGTCGACCTCGGCTACGAGGGCACCGTGGCCATGGAGGCATGGGCCTCCGGTGACAGCGACCTCGCCCTGGAGCGCTTCCGCTCCGCCTTCACCCCCTGA
- a CDS encoding PLP-dependent aminotransferase family protein, which produces MTFTDAPSGLPALASRTDQLADSAVGAVLRLTDGHDVIALAAGSPAPETYCHQEFTDATTRLLSQGGLPLRYGDASGLPELRSWIAARESAELGRPVDAGQVLLTHGSQQGLDLLCKALLDPGDVVFVDRPSYVGALQVFRLFQARVVDLPLGSDEGLDRLEAALSAEERAKIIYVVPTFANPTGATLDTAHRRRLAALAQRYGCVLVEDDPYRDLGYDTVAPPPAAAAYTVAGAVRMGTFSKVLFPAARLGHLVVPPFLTDVLMKFKQAADLGNSLLMQQVVHELVQEPGFLATRLERARHLYRKRRDALVSALAGSFEGALEFEVPRGGFFVWARLPEGADATALLAAAVEEGVSFVPGTDFYATGPDPSTLRLSFSCTRAEDIVEGVARLERAWRTLRQGPRS; this is translated from the coding sequence GTGACCTTCACGGACGCGCCCAGTGGGCTTCCGGCTCTGGCGAGCCGTACGGACCAGCTCGCGGACTCCGCCGTCGGCGCCGTGCTCCGGCTGACCGACGGCCACGATGTGATCGCTCTGGCGGCCGGCAGCCCCGCGCCGGAGACCTACTGCCACCAGGAGTTCACGGACGCCACCACCCGCCTGCTGAGCCAGGGCGGCCTGCCGCTGCGGTACGGCGACGCGAGCGGGCTGCCCGAGCTCCGGTCGTGGATCGCGGCCCGGGAGTCCGCCGAGCTCGGCCGTCCGGTCGACGCGGGGCAGGTGCTTCTCACCCATGGCTCACAACAGGGCCTCGACCTGCTGTGCAAGGCGCTGCTCGATCCCGGGGACGTGGTCTTCGTGGACCGGCCCAGCTATGTGGGAGCGCTGCAGGTCTTCCGTCTCTTCCAGGCCCGGGTGGTGGACCTTCCCCTGGGGTCGGACGAGGGTCTCGACCGGCTCGAAGCGGCGCTGTCGGCCGAGGAACGGGCCAAAATCATCTATGTGGTCCCCACCTTCGCCAATCCGACGGGCGCCACCCTGGACACCGCGCACCGGCGGCGCCTGGCCGCCCTCGCCCAGCGGTACGGCTGCGTCCTCGTCGAGGACGACCCCTACCGGGATCTCGGCTACGACACCGTCGCGCCCCCGCCGGCCGCGGCGGCCTATACCGTGGCCGGCGCCGTACGGATGGGTACCTTCTCCAAGGTGCTCTTCCCCGCGGCCCGCTTGGGCCATCTGGTCGTCCCGCCGTTTCTCACCGATGTGCTGATGAAGTTCAAACAGGCTGCCGACCTGGGGAATTCGCTTCTGATGCAGCAGGTGGTGCATGAGCTCGTCCAGGAGCCCGGCTTTCTGGCCACCCGGCTGGAGCGCGCCCGTCATCTCTATCGCAAGCGCCGCGACGCACTGGTGAGCGCCTTGGCCGGCTCCTTCGAGGGGGCCTTGGAGTTCGAGGTGCCCCGCGGTGGCTTCTTCGTCTGGGCGAGGCTTCCGGAGGGCGCCGACGCCACCGCACTGCTGGCCGCCGCGGTCGAGGAAGGTGTCTCCTTCGTACCGGGGACCGATTTCTACGCGACCGGGCCCGACCCGTCCACCCTCCGGCTGTCCTTCTCCTGCACCCGTGCCGAGGACATCGTCGAAGGTGTCGCCCGGCTGGAACGGGCGTGGCGAACGCTGCGGCAGGGACCCCGCTCATGA
- a CDS encoding pyridoxamine 5'-phosphate oxidase family protein: protein MKLTRDDDGTFPGLDKAPFDVAAFLARPLVARLATEGPRVRPVWFLWEDHAFWVLTGPWARLEERLDHSPVFELVVDSCDLATGTVHQVIARGHGRVVDFDTDRGRRKLTRYLGEREELWDARFSLRDDPSARGTRWALLVPDTLWIADLSFRPPRAAETDRP, encoded by the coding sequence ATGAAGCTCACCAGGGACGACGACGGAACCTTCCCGGGACTCGACAAGGCCCCGTTCGACGTGGCCGCGTTCCTGGCCCGGCCCCTGGTGGCCCGGCTGGCCACCGAGGGCCCACGGGTGCGGCCCGTGTGGTTCCTGTGGGAGGACCACGCCTTCTGGGTGCTCACGGGCCCCTGGGCCCGGCTGGAGGAGCGACTGGACCACTCCCCGGTCTTCGAACTCGTGGTGGACTCGTGCGACCTCGCGACCGGCACCGTTCACCAGGTCATCGCCCGTGGCCACGGCCGGGTGGTGGACTTCGACACCGACCGGGGCCGCCGCAAGCTCACCCGGTACCTGGGCGAGCGGGAGGAGCTGTGGGACGCCCGGTTCAGCCTGCGCGACGACCCGTCCGCCCGGGGCACCCGCTGGGCCCTGCTGGTGCCCGACACCCTGTGGATCGCGGACCTGTCCTTCCGCCCGCCCCGCGCAGCGGAAACGGACCGCCCATGA
- a CDS encoding class I SAM-dependent methyltransferase — MQGYESSTYGDHMTDHDAIGWPAAKDEDAAVGFLVDVAKPGHALELGVGTGRVALPLAERGVRVTGIDASPVMLRQMADKPGSAQVRAVEGDFAEVAVDGTFDLVYAVQHTFFLLRDQETQIRCFRNVAARLAPGGAFVLQVFVPDPHRLIQPQASDALHVALDQVVLRVSKFDRVTQTVNRQYVAITEGGTKLYPMVFRYAWPTELDLMARLAGLRLEGRWDGWSRAPFTAEGGYVVVYRKPAESV, encoded by the coding sequence GTGCAGGGATACGAATCGTCGACCTACGGCGACCACATGACCGACCACGACGCCATCGGCTGGCCGGCCGCGAAGGACGAGGACGCGGCGGTGGGGTTCCTCGTGGACGTGGCCAAGCCCGGCCACGCGCTGGAGCTCGGGGTGGGCACCGGGCGGGTCGCCCTGCCGCTGGCGGAGCGGGGGGTGCGGGTCACCGGCATCGACGCCTCCCCTGTCATGCTCCGGCAGATGGCCGACAAGCCGGGCAGCGCACAGGTGCGGGCCGTCGAGGGCGACTTCGCGGAGGTCGCCGTCGACGGGACCTTCGACCTCGTCTACGCCGTCCAGCACACGTTCTTCCTGCTGCGCGACCAGGAGACCCAGATCCGTTGCTTCCGGAACGTGGCCGCGCGGCTGGCCCCCGGTGGCGCCTTCGTCCTCCAGGTGTTCGTCCCCGATCCGCACCGGCTGATCCAGCCGCAGGCCAGCGACGCCCTTCATGTGGCACTCGACCAAGTGGTCCTGCGGGTCTCGAAGTTCGACCGGGTGACGCAGACGGTCAACCGGCAGTACGTCGCCATCACCGAGGGCGGGACGAAGCTGTACCCCATGGTGTTCCGCTACGCATGGCCCACCGAGCTGGACCTGATGGCGCGGCTGGCGGGCCTCCGGCTGGAAGGGCGCTGGGACGGCTGGTCGCGGGCGCCCTTCACCGCGGAGGGCGGGTATGTCGTGGTCTACCGGAAGCCCGCCGAGTCGGTGTGA
- a CDS encoding TetR/AcrR family transcriptional regulator: MTEPSVGRRERKKAATRQAIADAALRLFLERGYDQVSIRDIADAADVSTTTVFKHFSGKEALVFDQEQDRESRLIAAVRQRAAGQSILDGLRQHVLDSWLPITAHPRMAEFTHLVDSTPALRAYAERMWTRHTDSLGAAIADELGVDHDNLACVTLARFVLEVPALARGRRDRRAAVDAIFDILTQGWQPPAKSSAPRSS, encoded by the coding sequence ATGACCGAACCCTCCGTCGGCCGCCGCGAACGCAAGAAGGCGGCCACCCGCCAGGCGATCGCCGACGCCGCGCTGCGGCTCTTCCTGGAACGCGGCTACGACCAGGTGAGCATCCGTGACATCGCCGACGCGGCCGACGTGTCGACCACTACGGTGTTCAAGCACTTCAGCGGCAAGGAAGCGCTGGTATTCGACCAGGAACAGGACCGGGAGTCACGACTGATCGCGGCGGTGCGGCAGCGAGCCGCCGGACAGAGCATCCTCGATGGCCTCCGGCAGCATGTCCTCGACTCCTGGCTGCCGATCACGGCGCATCCGCGGATGGCCGAGTTCACCCACCTCGTGGACTCCACCCCGGCACTGCGCGCCTACGCGGAACGCATGTGGACCCGGCACACCGACAGCCTCGGCGCGGCCATCGCCGACGAACTCGGCGTCGACCACGACAACCTCGCCTGTGTGACGCTTGCCCGATTCGTACTCGAGGTCCCGGCCCTGGCCCGCGGCCGGCGGGACCGCCGAGCCGCCGTCGACGCGATCTTCGACATCCTCACCCAGGGCTGGCAACCGCCGGCCAAGTCGTCCGCGCCCCGTAGCTCCTAG
- a CDS encoding FAD-dependent oxidoreductase yields the protein MTSPEPARARISVIGAGPGGLTCARILQQRGIAVTVYDRDSGPEARNQGGTLDLHADNGQIALREAGLLDAFFTLARPEGQEMRKMDATGTVTFHHVPEADELFKPEIDRGQLRTLLLDSLLPGTVHWGRALDGVGGPADGPRQLSFADGTTIETDLVIGADGASSRVRPAVSPAVPEYTGVSFLEAWFSDVENRHPSLAELVGPGSAGAADGDRGLFAQRNSGDHIRVYVIRRTPVDWLARSGLTADDTDGIRALLLDEYAHWSPRMRQMITTNDGPYVDRPLFALPVPHTWEHNPTVTLLGDAAHLMPPLGVGVNLAMLDASELALALADAATVDDAIRVYEKTMLPRSIEMAKALEGGAEHLLSADVPEHF from the coding sequence GTGACCTCACCAGAGCCCGCCCGCGCCCGCATCAGCGTCATCGGCGCCGGGCCCGGCGGCCTGACCTGCGCCCGCATCCTCCAGCAGCGCGGCATAGCGGTCACCGTCTACGACCGCGACTCGGGCCCCGAAGCGCGCAACCAGGGCGGCACCCTCGATCTGCACGCGGACAACGGCCAGATCGCCCTGCGCGAAGCCGGTCTGCTCGACGCGTTCTTCACGCTGGCCCGCCCGGAAGGGCAGGAAATGCGGAAGATGGACGCGACCGGCACGGTGACGTTCCATCACGTCCCCGAGGCCGACGAACTGTTCAAGCCGGAAATCGACCGCGGCCAGCTGCGCACCCTGCTGCTCGACTCCCTGCTTCCGGGAACCGTGCACTGGGGCCGCGCCCTCGATGGGGTCGGCGGGCCCGCCGACGGTCCGCGGCAGCTGTCCTTCGCCGACGGCACGACCATCGAGACCGACCTGGTCATCGGCGCCGACGGCGCCTCATCCCGGGTGCGCCCGGCCGTGTCCCCGGCCGTCCCCGAGTACACCGGGGTGAGCTTCCTCGAGGCATGGTTCTCCGACGTCGAGAACCGGCATCCCTCCCTCGCCGAGCTGGTCGGCCCGGGCAGCGCCGGCGCGGCCGACGGCGACCGTGGCCTGTTCGCCCAGCGCAACAGCGGAGACCACATCCGCGTCTACGTCATCCGGCGAACCCCGGTCGACTGGCTCGCCAGGAGCGGCCTGACCGCCGACGACACCGACGGCATCCGCGCCCTGCTCCTCGACGAGTACGCCCACTGGTCGCCCCGCATGCGCCAGATGATCACCACCAACGACGGCCCCTACGTCGACCGCCCGCTCTTCGCCCTCCCGGTCCCGCACACCTGGGAACACAACCCGACGGTGACCCTGCTGGGCGACGCCGCCCACCTCATGCCCCCGCTCGGCGTCGGCGTCAACCTCGCCATGCTCGACGCGAGCGAACTCGCCCTCGCCCTCGCGGACGCGGCCACCGTCGATGACGCCATCCGCGTCTACGAGAAGACCATGCTCCCCCGCTCCATCGAGATGGCCAAGGCCCTCGAAGGCGGCGCCGAACACCTGCTGTCCGCCGACGTACCCGAGCATTTCTGA
- a CDS encoding LacI family DNA-binding transcriptional regulator: MPPTPAVPHGKRPTLADVAARAGVSTALVSIVMRDAKGAGAATRERVLEAAQEIGYRPDARARLLRSHRSHLLGVQFGLQHPFHSDLLEGIYAVAEPAGYQIALSAVAAGRGEQRATDTLLADRCEALILLGPQAPAARLAELAGQLPVVSVARRLRGTAPGVEVVRTADDEGARQAVDHLVALGHHDIAHIDGGRAPGAADRRRGYRTAMNRHGLADHIRVLPGGLTEEDGATGAHALLDATPLPTAVLAFNDRSATGVLDTFLRARISVPGEVSVIGFDDSHLARLAHINLTTVGQDIPRLAELAVGRAIARLEGERTPTGEAVVAPHLVIRGTTAGPV; encoded by the coding sequence GTGCCACCGACGCCGGCCGTCCCCCATGGGAAGCGCCCCACCCTCGCGGACGTGGCGGCGCGGGCGGGTGTGTCCACGGCACTGGTCTCCATCGTGATGCGGGACGCCAAGGGCGCCGGCGCCGCCACCCGCGAGCGGGTCCTCGAGGCGGCACAGGAGATCGGATACCGGCCGGACGCCCGGGCCCGGCTGCTGCGCAGCCACCGGTCCCATCTCCTCGGGGTGCAGTTCGGCCTCCAGCACCCCTTCCACTCCGATCTGCTGGAGGGCATCTACGCGGTGGCCGAGCCCGCCGGGTACCAGATCGCGCTGAGCGCCGTGGCCGCGGGCCGTGGCGAGCAGCGGGCGACCGACACCCTGCTCGCCGACCGCTGCGAGGCCCTGATCCTGCTCGGCCCGCAGGCCCCGGCCGCGCGGCTCGCCGAACTCGCCGGACAGCTCCCGGTCGTCTCCGTGGCTCGCCGGCTGCGCGGCACCGCCCCGGGCGTGGAGGTGGTGCGGACCGCCGATGACGAGGGCGCCCGCCAGGCCGTGGACCACCTGGTGGCCCTCGGCCACCACGACATCGCCCATATCGACGGCGGCCGGGCACCCGGCGCCGCCGACCGGCGCCGTGGCTACCGCACCGCCATGAACCGCCATGGCCTCGCCGACCACATCCGCGTCCTGCCCGGCGGCCTCACCGAGGAGGACGGCGCCACGGGCGCCCACGCCCTCCTCGACGCCACTCCCCTGCCCACGGCCGTCCTCGCGTTCAACGACCGCTCCGCCACCGGTGTCCTGGACACCTTCCTCCGCGCCCGGATCTCCGTTCCCGGCGAGGTCTCCGTCATCGGCTTCGACGACAGCCATCTGGCGCGTCTGGCCCATATCAACCTCACCACGGTCGGCCAGGACATCCCCCGCCTCGCGGAACTCGCGGTCGGCCGGGCCATCGCCCGCCTGGAGGGCGAGCGGACACCCACCGGGGAGGCGGTGGTCGCCCCACACCTCGTCATCCGGGGCACGACGGCCGGGCCCGTCTGA
- a CDS encoding type 1 glutamine amidotransferase domain-containing protein, translated as MAKILFVMTGADQWTLADGTKHPTGYWADEAVAPYEAFKAAGHEITVATPGGVVPPVDAASLSPEANGGPENAARIRSVAETAAEFHAPIALSEVRLDEYDAVHVPGGHGPMEDLAVDADSGRILTQAVRSGMPVSVVCHGPAALLAAVTEDGTHAYAGYRITAFTNEEETMAGNADKAKWLLQDRLTEAGLTVLVGESFAPHVEVDRNVITGQNPASSGPLADELLKKLG; from the coding sequence ATGGCGAAGATCCTGTTCGTGATGACCGGTGCCGACCAGTGGACCCTGGCCGACGGTACCAAGCACCCCACCGGCTACTGGGCCGATGAGGCCGTTGCCCCCTATGAGGCGTTCAAGGCCGCGGGCCACGAGATCACCGTGGCCACGCCCGGTGGCGTCGTCCCGCCCGTCGACGCCGCCAGCCTCAGCCCCGAGGCCAACGGCGGCCCGGAGAACGCCGCCAGGATCAGGAGCGTCGCCGAGACCGCCGCCGAATTCCACGCCCCCATCGCACTGAGCGAGGTGCGCCTGGACGAGTACGACGCCGTCCATGTCCCCGGTGGCCACGGCCCCATGGAGGACCTCGCGGTCGACGCCGACTCCGGGCGGATCCTCACCCAGGCGGTGCGGAGCGGTATGCCGGTGAGCGTGGTCTGCCACGGCCCGGCGGCGCTGCTGGCGGCGGTCACCGAGGACGGCACCCACGCCTACGCCGGCTACCGGATCACCGCCTTCACCAATGAGGAGGAGACGATGGCCGGCAACGCCGACAAGGCCAAGTGGCTTTTGCAGGACCGCCTGACCGAGGCGGGCCTGACGGTGCTGGTCGGCGAGTCCTTCGCACCGCATGTGGAGGTCGACCGCAATGTGATCACCGGCCAGAACCCGGCCTCCTCCGGCCCGCTCGCGGACGAACTGCTCAAGAAGCTCGGCTGA